Part of the bacterium genome is shown below.
AAATATATTCCCTCCCAAAAACTTGTTGTATGCCCAGCATATCCTCCTTATGAATATGATGATGATTATCCTTTATCTGCTTACGGGTGGAGGCATGGTTACAGTACTGGGCTTTGGAGAGTAATTTTTCCTTCGACATATATTAAAGATAAGACTATTTCTGGCTACGATACATCTCTGGTGGAGTGGCCCAGTAAACTTTTTGTTATTGCTGATTCAATATATATTGGAACTGATGAAAAATATAAAGGTCGCCAGTATAGGTACTCTCACGCTGGCGAATCAATTAGTGTAAAACCGAACAATACTGGGGTGTTACATCTAAGGCATTCTGGTCATGCCAATATGCTCTTTGTTGATGGGCATGTGGAAGCAGTTAGTAAATCTAAGTTGGTTGAGAACGAAACCGCTTACAGAGGAACAAGTACATATAAATTTTGGTGGATGGTTGATGAAAAAGGCAATCTTGGAGATGAACCGATTATCTGGTAGAAGTTAAGGTGGAACATATTAACTAAACCTAAATTTGCGCTCAAAATATATATTAAAAATAGACCAGACCGCTACCTTCAACAGGGTACGCAATAAACATTTCTTGTTCAAGGTTTAAAGATTCGTAATAATATTTTAACATTTGAGATTCCAGTTCTTCATAAGAATCTTCTTTTACAAGGACCATAATGTACCCGCCCAACCCTGCGCCTGATATTTGTGCACCAACCACATTTTTTACCTTTAGAGATATATCTATCATCCTGTCTATCTCTTGTGTGCTACATCTATATCCGCCTGGTTGAAACATTAGTTGGTTATCTTTTTCTGGTAAGTTTGATATAAGTTTTTCTATTGTCTTATCAGAATAATCAATAGAATACGGAGCGTAATCCATATCTTTTATCCATTTTGCAACCCTATCTCCGTTATGTGAAATATTCATCAATTTACCAAAGTCATAAATATTGTCTTTTAATAAAAGTTGACCTCCAAACCTGCTTCTTATACATTCTGAAAGCCCGTATGTTAAAATTTCTCTAATAGGAAAGTTATCAATATGTGAAGGTATAGATTCAATGTTACTTATAACTTTTTCAGATTTTAGATTACTATAAATCTCTTTTCTTGCCATTTTTATAGGTAGACTTTTAAGCATCTCTAAAATATCTTTTTCTGAAAGGTTACCTTTACCGTAAACAATGTCTCTAAGGTGTATAACAAAATCAGAAATAGAAGGGAAGTTTTGTTTAAGCAACTCTTTACCTATATGGTAGCAAGCAACTCTGTGGTTATATATCTCTTTTGCGCCCCTTGTTTTGTAAGCCTGAAACTGAGAATTACATATAGCCAGAAGATAATCTGGAGGGAAAGGGATACTTTTTATTATCTGAAACGGTGAAATACCAATATGGGTGATATGCCCTCTTTTTGAATATTTGATTGCTGCATGGTCACCTGTACCGATACGGTTGCCAAGAAACTCTTCTCCCTCATCACAAAGTTCAATAAATTTATAAGGGGACAATGTTAGGTTGTTTAGGTAGGTACACCCTTCTGCAACAGCCATAAATAGAGCAGAAGAAGAACTTATACCTCCTTCGATAGGTAAATCTCCAGAAACCATAATATTCATACCTTTAATAGGTGTTTTGCCGTTAAAGTGTTGAAACCTGCTAAGCACCGATTTTATATATCTACCCCAATCTTTTTTTGCTGAAGAGAACTGTTTAAGCAAAAAAGAGTTATTAATAAATTCGTGCCATTTTTTTTCATAATCAACATTTAAACTATCTATACTAAAACGTCTTTCAGGAAACCTGTAAGGTTCCATACTGTTCGCAAAAACTTGCCTGTCGTTTCTTGCACCCATAATGCAATATATATCCTTATCTATAGCTACCATATTAACGTCCCCGCCTTGATGGTCAATATGCCTACCCATAATATTTATTCTTCCTGGGGCTCTTACTATTATTACAGGGTTATTCCCAAAATGTTCCATATAATCTTTTAAGGCGGCTGTAAGCAATTTTATTTTGTTTTCTATATAAGGGTAATTGTTTCCATAGATATCCCTAAAATATTTTAAAGACACAGGTGAAACCGTCTCTAAGTGTCTAAGCCAATCGAGAGGACTCTTTAGATAAGAAGGTTTTTCTTTTATTATGCTGTTTTTTTCAACAAGTTTTTTCTCAATCTGGTAGATTTCTTCAGGTGTATTAAATGCCATTACTTGACTGGGTTTGTCTATTGGTAGAACATCAATTTTAGCCCCCTTATTAGCAAGAACCCCTATTGTATCTGTTAGATATTCTTCTTTCTGAGCGTTATTGTCGCTTATTTCGTTAAGTGATGTTAAAAAAGCTTCCCGCTTAAAGAGATATACAGATAGATTAGTATGCTTAACTTTTTTAATAGAATCTATAGGTATATAGTTCTGGTTGCATTTAAGCATAAAATCTTCTTCAGAAAAGTTTTTATTTATAAAATTTGAAGTAATGGGTTTCCCTTCTTTTATTAGTTTCCACAAAGGACCAATTGCAATCTCTATCTTTTTTTCGTTACTAATATATGTAAGTATAATTTTTTTTGCTTCTTTTGAAGAAAGAGGTTTTTTTGAGGTAAGTTTTTTAAATTGGTTTAGAAGTTCTGCCTTTCTAATATCTAAAACTTCAATTATGCCAGATATTAAGTTATCTTGTGAATATATTATTCTGCCTGAACCAGGGAAATCTTTAATTTTACCTACAAGAAGAGTAAGGTCGCTATCTGTTTTTTTATGTTTCTCTATAAGCTTACATAAAATCTTCTCTTCAATGATTTTATCACCTGCAACCACCATTATATCTTCTATTGTTGATATTTTTGATATTAAGCGACCTGCAGTTTTAGCAGCGTTGCCAGTTCCTTTTGGTTCTTTCTGGTAGCAGAAAAAATGGGTTCCATCAGTAGAAGCAACTGTCTGCATTACCTGCTCAGCAAGATGTCTTACAACAATGAAGTGTGTCTTTATTCCACAATTATTAAAGAGTTCTATGTTACGGTTTATCACAGGTTTCCCACCAAGAGGAAAGCATACCTTATGAACAGAAGAACACCTCATTCTTGAGCCCATACCACCTGCCATTATTACAACACCCATTTCTTTTGTCATTATATGTATCCTTTTATAGTCCTACCACCCTTCTTTAAACGAGTACCTCTTAATCATATTTATATTAACATAATTTTGAACCTATTGCGAAGTTAGAAACGTAATATATAAAATGTCTGTTTTTTATAAAATTGGTCTTTTTCTGTTCGAAACTTTAAAATTATGATAATATAAGGTTGAGGATTTCCCTTATATGTCATTTGGGATAAACCCTCGCCTTTTATTCCTCTTCCCCACAGGGAGAGGCAAGTGTGGAGATGGTTTGCTGATATTGACTAAAAATTGGGAATGAATCCCAACCTTGTTGGTATAGTGCGAACAAATTTTCACCTGCACAAAATATTAGTGTAGGTAAACTATAACAGGTGGGGAGGGAGTTACTGAATACTTACTTGTTAACTTCATAAGTTCGTAAGTTAATACTTGGGAAGTGTTGCATTTGTTAAGAAGATGATAAATAACAGAAATACTATAAGCTAGTTATTTGATAAAACTAAATTTTGGAGGAAAGATGAAAAAAATAGGAGTCTTTTTGCTGTCATTAGTGCTAGTTTCACTTTTAACGGTAACAACATCAAAAGATATTTTTGCGTCTAACAACCAACTACAAGTATTAAAATCTGACAATTTTGTATATATCCGAAGCCAGTTTTCAGAAAAAGAAGACCTTCTTGTACGTATAAATTTAGGCTCTAACAACCAGATTAATTTTTCTGGCACTTTCTTGATTGATAAATCAACACCAATGGCTCTACCTGCTCTAAATAAAGGTAAATATATACACGGTAATGGTGATGATTCAACTCCTTGGAACCTTAACGGTACTTATATAGGTGCAAATCACGGTGCGGCTGTCGGTTTTGACCTGCTTTCTGAAGGTCACAATAGAACTACAGAAGATTTAGGTACTCAGTGGGAAGACTCAAAAGGTAACAAATTGTATTTAGCAAAAATATCAGAGAAGAACCTTTATTTTGTTGGAGAAAACACCTCTAAGGATAAGATATGGAGGATGATAAGACGTCTTGAAGGAGATACCCTAAAAAACTCTAAAGGGGATATTGTTAAATTTACAGAAAAAAAATTATATCAGGTAAAACCAGCGTGTCGTATAACAAAACAAGAATATCTTTTGAACGGAAAAACTCCTTTAAAAAATAATGAACCAATGTTTTGCGAATGGCTTGATGTTGTGGAAGAATATGACATAATCAATTTTGGCTCGCTACTTGCCGATATTCTTGCTCACCCTGGGCAGGTTCGTAATTTTGTAGGCGAACATCTTGAAGGGATTGTAAGCAACGATATTACATACAGGTTTTTTCCTAATGGTTCAACAATAATCTATTATAAATCCAAAGCTTTACAAGACTTTAGGTTAGGATATATGGGTTTTATACAATCTTCTCAACTTTATAAAGGAAACTACCAAACCCACGAATATTATATTCCCAAAACTCTACCTTTCACTAAAAATAATATCAACTACGATTTTAAAAACATCCAAGACTATTCTTTCCGTTTCACACCACCCCTTGGTTTTAATGAGAAAGAAAATAATGTTTCAGATTTAAAGAATCTCCCTGAAAGGTTTATACAGTTTTTGGGTAATAAAGATGGCGATAAGACTGTTAGAGAGGTCGGGTTTGCTCTCGGGTATTCATTGATTCACGGAATAACTGTTCCTGCAAAAAGAGCTTTTAATACAGACAATGCAATCACTCTATATACCTCAAAGAAATCTTACCCCCACGCAATCAGCTCCAAAATGGGACCTATGATACCAACGGGTACAGAGTTTTATTGTCTTGCATACAGACACTACTTTAATCCGCGTCTTGC
Proteins encoded:
- a CDS encoding sugar phosphate nucleotidyltransferase, producing the protein MTKEMGVVIMAGGMGSRMRCSSVHKVCFPLGGKPVINRNIELFNNCGIKTHFIVVRHLAEQVMQTVASTDGTHFFCYQKEPKGTGNAAKTAGRLISKISTIEDIMVVAGDKIIEEKILCKLIEKHKKTDSDLTLLVGKIKDFPGSGRIIYSQDNLISGIIEVLDIRKAELLNQFKKLTSKKPLSSKEAKKIILTYISNEKKIEIAIGPLWKLIKEGKPITSNFINKNFSEEDFMLKCNQNYIPIDSIKKVKHTNLSVYLFKREAFLTSLNEISDNNAQKEEYLTDTIGVLANKGAKIDVLPIDKPSQVMAFNTPEEIYQIEKKLVEKNSIIKEKPSYLKSPLDWLRHLETVSPVSLKYFRDIYGNNYPYIENKIKLLTAALKDYMEHFGNNPVIIVRAPGRINIMGRHIDHQGGDVNMVAIDKDIYCIMGARNDRQVFANSMEPYRFPERRFSIDSLNVDYEKKWHEFINNSFLLKQFSSAKKDWGRYIKSVLSRFQHFNGKTPIKGMNIMVSGDLPIEGGISSSSALFMAVAEGCTYLNNLTLSPYKFIELCDEGEEFLGNRIGTGDHAAIKYSKRGHITHIGISPFQIIKSIPFPPDYLLAICNSQFQAYKTRGAKEIYNHRVACYHIGKELLKQNFPSISDFVIHLRDIVYGKGNLSEKDILEMLKSLPIKMARKEIYSNLKSEKVISNIESIPSHIDNFPIREILTYGLSECIRSRFGGQLLLKDNIYDFGKLMNISHNGDRVAKWIKDMDYAPYSIDYSDKTIEKLISNLPEKDNQLMFQPGGYRCSTQEIDRMIDISLKVKNVVGAQISGAGLGGYIMVLVKEDSYEELESQMLKYYYESLNLEQEMFIAYPVEGSGLVYF